The DNA region ATATGAGTTAATATAAGACACTACATATACACTTTGGAAGCCAAAAGAAATTAGAGTTATCAAAACATGGCAAAGAACATGATCTCAAAATGTTTTAATATCTTTGTCATCCTAGCAACCATTGCCGCAGGTAATTAGTCTCTTCTCGAGCATTTTAAATGATAAACTTcgaattttattttattttctctaATTTATTATGAAGTAAAGCACGGACAGATACAGGAAAATCGTACACGCTTACATATTGATATCGATAATAATATGACAAAAATGTCGGTGTCGTGTGTGTCCACAGATTGACACATATTTTTTTCGGAGGTCAGTGTTACATAACtaaatttttatttgtttatgtGATGATAGTGCAATATTCAAGAGTGGAAGCAGGCAAATGCTCAGAAATTTTTCAGAGATGTGATGATATGGATTGTCCTTCACACTGTAAATCAACATACGGCAGTCGTAGTTTAGGGCATACATGTGATTTGTTCTACCTCTGCACATGTCATTTCAATAAAGATCCTTCTTCACCCAATTTGTGTCACATTGGGGATGGAACATGCTTTGCTGGTGAATGTGATGCAGCTTGCTGTAATGCAAAGTGTGCTAGCAGTTTGAATCAAGGTACTGGGATTTGTATTCCAAACCAACATACCAAGGATAGATGCGTTTGTACCTATAAAAGCTAGATTACTCAGACTGTAATTAAATAATACTATgaatcaaaatatttttttttggaaaattttcatttcaatttatTATTATCTATACATTATTTTCTCTCTAgttttcttatttctttttaaCTAAAATGAGTGTTTAATGTTCATAGATATTTTTTCTTCATAATCGGGTAGAGAGGCTATTAGTCAACTATTTTTTTTTGACAAAGATGATCGGTCaaaattcaactttaaaatacCAATATTTTTAACACAGAGAATTTGATTATGCAGAACAATATTTAAGTATTGACAACATTAATAACAGATAGAATATGTAATTGTACAAGATAGTCCATATTTCTCTTTTATGTATATTGTATAGACTTAtttatattataaaaaaattgtGTCAATTGTTACGTGGTGGAACGTGAATTGGATAGTTAGAATGGAGTGAGTTCTTTTAGTGTAGTGATGAAAGTCTCTAATACGTCGGAAGAATGAtgtaaatataaaattaatattcTAACGTTTAAGTCAGTAAAATCAGAGATATGTAGTTTGTGAAATAAGAGTAAGATCATACATGTTTTAGTCTGTGGTATGCCTTATTTATGGTTGACAGTTAACATTGTCTCAGTCTAACGCGACGTGAGATGTGGTGGGTCGTCCGATAAGATCTAACGATAATCGATGTGTGAGTAGGTGAGATAGGTGTCCGACTCTTTGACGAGGCTCCACCTATTTATTTGTCTTTCTGTGATGACACTCTAGATTGAGCCTGCTAGATTGAGGCAACTTCTATGGACTTTGTATATTCCGAAACAGTTGCCCACAATTTATTGCTACCACTTAGTGAGGTAAGGATTGTACTGGCAGACATGAGATCGGTCCTGAGCCCTTTCTCCTCTACTACTTCAAGTTTCTTAGGTAGATCTTCGGTTTAAAATGGGAAGCAAAGAAGTCTGTTGTTGAGTGGGAATAATTGATCACAAAACCATGCACATTATATGCTTGCATAGTAATTGAAACTTTTTGTAGAGCGAACCCTACACATGGCCATAAGTCCAAATGTAGAAATGACCTTCATGATAATTAGGAGGAAGAAGATATTGTCTTGATTCATCACTTTGATACTTGAAACATAAGCCTCGAATGCCATTATATATACTACTTATAAGATTGTTAGAAAATTAATTTAAATCGAATGGACGACCTAGATTAGAATCGTGAATGAAATCACTTTCCTTATAAGTATTTCAAGCATTCTTAAATTTCTTAGAGTTGTAATGTAGGAATATCCAAGATAATTTAGCCTATACTCGAGTTTTCAtaagaccgatgaaaactcgaaAGTAGGGAGATGAATTCTGAAAAAGTGTGAAGatgatatgatttttttttatattttctgaATTCGAAATGAAGTGTCCATATTAGTGTTATTTCTCAAGATTGCGGCCCTTGGTGAAACAACTTCCTTTTACTAAGAGTTATAAGCTTTTAACAAAAGTTACGTACTTTTTACAAAAGTTGCATTGTTTCGTTCACAACAACATTCTTCAAGAGTTGCATATTTTCATTCTGCAACACTTCACGAAGTGTTTCCTATTTTAGAATTCAAATATAATGCAACACTTTGTTGGGGAGCCCGGGGAAGTCGGGAGCACCAACAAAACTAATGCTCTAGGACCAAAAGAGAGGAAAATATCATATCTCAACCCAAAACCTTAAGATGTTAGGTAAATGGGTCCTATCTCTTATAAATCAAACATTCCACCCATTCATAGACAATGTGAGACTTTAACCACTAACACTGGCACCTAACACTCTCTCCCACAATCATGATTTATCCACATCCTATAACAGGATCCAACATCGGATCCAGCTCCTACTCCCCCACAAAGCCAAACCACAACTCTGATACGACTGACTGGGGAGTTCGAGGGAGACGGGAGCATCAACGAGACTAATGCTCCAGGACCACAAGAGAGGGAGACACGAAATCTCaatccaaaaccttaaggtgtTAGATAAATGAGTTCTCTCTTTCATAAATCCACCATTCCTCCCATTAATAGGCAATATGAGACTTTAACCACTCACACTTTGACCTAACATTCTCTCCCACAAGTGTGAGTCCCCCATATCATATAACATGATCCAATACAAGATCACATTTGTTGGGTCATGAGTAGGAGCATAAACATTAGACTAAGAGCAACACACAAGTGGGAGGGACACCACGTATCcatccaaaaccttaaggtgatatgTGTGTGAAttctcccacttataaatgctcaGGTCTCCATATTTATAACCAATGTGGGACTCTAACTCACACTTGATTATTATTCTTAACACTCCCTttcaagtgtgagtccacaatgctACTCTTCTACTCCTCGAGTGGAAACTCTTTTGTCCACATACATTTGACACTTGTAACGTCGTTGGCACATCTTCCTGGGAATTTCCATTTCAACGGGACACCTCTTCTTGGACATTTCGATAAAATTAAGCCGCTCTCTTTATTTGaaccagactctgataccatttgttgggTCATGAGGAGGAGCATCAACATTGGGTTAAGAGCAACACACAAatgagagagacaccacatatcCATAAAAAACCGTAAGGTGGTAGGTGTGTGACTTCTtccacttataaatgctcaagtctccacatttgTAATCAATGTGGGATTTCAACTCACACTTGATTATTATTCTTAACACACTTCACAAGTGCTGCCTATTTCTAAATTCAAACCTACTGCAACACTTCATAAGTGTTGCttatttttaaactaaaaaaTTAATCTTTACTTAAgtattttcttattattttaaaatacactcaagattattaattgttaataatttacaacaaaTATTTATAATGAAATTCCTTTTTAAATCGCACGACCATATTTGCAACACTTCACTTTTTTTTGTTTGAGAGGCTTCCAATCATGTAGATATGCATAATGAAATGCATACTAAATTATTAGGTAATATTCAACTAAATTATCAATTTTTTAAATACTTATAAAAAAAAACTAAGGATTACTAACATCACAAATTATtgataattttaaaaaaatgagGTATAATATATTCCCTTTTATAACAAATATAAATATAAAAGTATTGAATTGAATACTAAAAAGTTGCTTTATTTTATTAAACATTGTTTTCATAAATAAATCATTCATTCCTTATAATCCATTATAGAATAGAGAGTCGTACGATATACATATGAAATTAATATAAGACACTATAAATACACTTTCGAAGCCAAAAAAAAAAATTAGGATTATCAAAATATGGCAAACCACATTATCTTTTAATATCTTTGTCCTCCTAGTGACCATTGCCGCAGGTAATAAGTCTCTTCTCCAACATTTTAAATTTGTAAGAAcgttaaaaaaattaaaataatattattctattaagaaataaataaatatttttattaaaatttgTATAATTTCgataataatatatttaataatatttATAAGTTAACATGTATATTAATAATTGAACATATATGGAACGTGGTGTGTACTAAAGTGTCCGTATCTACGTTCGTATCCGTTTATTTTCGTTGATAATTGTCCGTGACAATATCCTTACttattttatagattttttattttattctgTTGTGGATAATTTTTACAAATGACCACTAAAAATAAATTCAATTATCATTTCTAATACCTCAATAATACTCTAGGATATCTCTGAATATTTTTAATATTCAgtgtaaaaaaatattatatatgCATCCAATTAAAATACTTTAAAGTGCCAAatcatataaataatttaaaatttaacAGCAGATTTGACGGAATACACGACTGTCATTGGTTGACAATGTAAAAATAATTTACACAGTTGATGTATCATCCTTTTTCTCTTAGAATAATACTTATCTTTTAAATAAGCGGTAATAGAAGAATATCTTAAAAAGaatttatttatgaaaaaaaacTAAAAACCCATTAAAAGGAATTTATAGAGCACAATACTAAAACCacattaaattttttttattaattgtttaacgtttttataaaaattatgtgTCAGGAGATAGTTTTTACAAATGTGTCAGAAATATTTTTTCTATAAATGAATTTTTGGTTTATTATAAAATAGAGAGAGTCGTATGTTATACATATGAAGTTAATATAAGACACTGCAAATACACTTTCGAAGCCAAAAGAAATTAGAGTTATCAAAACATGGCAAACCACATGATCTCAAAATGTTTTACTATCTTTGTCATCCTAGCAATCATTGCCGCATGTAATTAGTCTTTTCTCCAACATTTAAAATGATAAACATCCAATTTTATTTTACTTTCTCTAATTTATTATGAAGCACGGACACATACAGGAAAATCAGACATACACGATGTTATATAACTaaattatttatttgtttatgtgATGACAGTGCAATATTTAAGAAGTATTTGACAACATTAATAACAGATCGAATATGTAATTGTACAAGGATAGTCCATATTTCActtttatatatattttatagacttatttatattataaaaaaattgtGTCAATTGTTATGTGGTGGAACGTGAATTGGATAGCTAGAATGGAGTGGGTTCTTTTACTGTAGTGATGAAAGTCTCTAATG from Lathyrus oleraceus cultivar Zhongwan6 chromosome 1, CAAS_Psat_ZW6_1.0, whole genome shotgun sequence includes:
- the LOC127136091 gene encoding defensin-like protein 183, whose amino-acid sequence is MAKNMISKCFNIFVILATIAAVQYSRVEAGKCSEIFQRCDDMDCPSHCKSTYGSRSLGHTCDLFYLCTCHFNKDPSSPNLCHIGDGTCFAGECDAACCNAKCASSLNQGTGICIPNQHTKDRCVCTYKS